From the Streptomyces sp. KMM 9044 genome, one window contains:
- a CDS encoding phosphatase — MPISGTPSRAELLVHLAATRVAGDVATPRENNLSHYRKLANGDRHYWLGLELGDRWSDEQDVLAVMAERVGVSDDAEHRYGQDTIDPELTVAGLERMAGRLRKAADGRQRVLLATGHPGGLLDVHRATAAALRAAGCEIVVIPDGLATDEGYVMQFADVAVLEHGATLWHTHSGEPMKAVLTALEREGRPLPDLVVADHGWAGYAGQHGVDSVGYADCNDPALFLAEAEGTVQVTVPLDDHVVSPRHYDPMTAYLLAEAGLDRGAR; from the coding sequence ATGCCGATATCCGGGACGCCCAGCCGCGCCGAACTCCTCGTCCACCTCGCCGCCACCCGTGTCGCGGGCGACGTCGCCACCCCGCGCGAGAACAACCTCTCCCACTACCGCAAGCTGGCGAACGGCGACCGCCACTACTGGCTCGGCCTGGAGCTCGGCGACCGCTGGAGCGACGAGCAGGACGTGCTCGCGGTGATGGCGGAGCGGGTCGGCGTCAGCGACGACGCCGAGCACCGGTACGGCCAGGACACCATCGATCCCGAGCTGACCGTGGCCGGCCTGGAGCGGATGGCGGGGCGGCTGCGCAAGGCGGCGGACGGGCGGCAGCGGGTGCTGCTGGCCACCGGTCACCCCGGCGGGCTGCTCGACGTGCACCGGGCCACGGCCGCCGCGCTGCGCGCCGCCGGCTGCGAGATCGTGGTGATCCCGGACGGGCTGGCCACGGACGAGGGCTACGTGATGCAGTTCGCGGACGTGGCGGTGCTGGAGCACGGTGCCACGCTGTGGCACACGCACTCCGGTGAGCCGATGAAGGCCGTTCTCACCGCCCTGGAGCGCGAGGGCCGCCCGCTGCCGGACCTGGTGGTCGCCGACCACGGCTGGGCGGGCTACGCGGGGCAGCACGGCGTCGACTCCGTCGGCTACGCGGACTGCAACGACCCGGCGCTGTTCCTGGCCGAGGCGGAGGGCACCGTCCAGGTGACGGTCCCCCTCGACGACCACGTGGTCAGCCCCCGCCACTACGACCCGATGACGGCGTACCTGCTGGCGGAGGCGGGACTGGACCGGGGCGCCCGCTAG
- a CDS encoding helix-turn-helix domain-containing protein: protein MSRAAEETNRRMLRVRDAMDRDYAQPMDVPALARIAHVSPAHFTRTFRATFGETPHRYLQRRRVERAMFLLRETGRSVTDIGFEVGFGSPGTFSRTFRDIVGRSPRTYRKEARAVGVPTCFTMAWTRPST from the coding sequence GTGAGCCGCGCCGCCGAAGAGACCAACCGCCGCATGCTCCGGGTGCGGGACGCGATGGACCGTGACTACGCGCAGCCGATGGACGTCCCCGCCCTGGCGCGCATCGCGCACGTGTCACCGGCGCACTTCACGCGGACCTTCCGGGCCACGTTCGGTGAGACACCGCACCGCTACCTCCAGCGCCGCCGGGTGGAACGGGCGATGTTCCTGCTGCGGGAGACCGGCCGCAGCGTGACGGACATCGGCTTCGAGGTCGGCTTCGGCAGCCCGGGAACCTTCAGCCGTACGTTCCGCGACATCGTCGGCCGGTCACCACGCACGTACCGCAAGGAGGCGAGGGCCGTGGGCGTGCCGACGTGCTTCACGATGGCGTGGACCCGGCCGAGTACCTGA
- a CDS encoding acyl-CoA dehydrogenase family protein has translation MRRTVFNEDHEAFRETVRAFIEAEVVPVYDEWFAAGQAPRDFYHKLGELGIFGITVPEEFGGAGLDTYKFEAVLYEETARAGVQFGGSGVHVLLALPYIKMLATDEQKKRYLPRFATGEEMWAIAMTEPGTGSDLAGMKTTAKLSADGTHYVLNGAKTFITGGVHADKVIVCARTAAPTAEDRRHGISLFAVDTRSEGYSVGRKLDKLGLRTSDTAELAFVDVKVPVEDLLGEEDKGFSYLGHNLASERWGIAFGAYAQAKAAVRFAQQYVQERTVFGKPVAHFQNTKFELAACQAEVDAAEAVADRATEALDAGELTPAEAASAKLFCTEVAHRVIDRCLQLHGGYGYMNEYPIARLYADNRVNRIYGGTSEIMKTIIAKDMGL, from the coding sequence GTGCGCCGTACGGTTTTCAACGAGGATCACGAGGCGTTCCGGGAGACCGTCCGCGCCTTCATCGAGGCCGAGGTCGTCCCCGTCTACGACGAGTGGTTCGCGGCGGGCCAGGCACCCCGCGACTTCTACCACAAGCTGGGTGAGCTGGGCATCTTCGGGATCACTGTCCCCGAGGAGTTCGGCGGCGCGGGCCTGGACACCTACAAGTTCGAGGCCGTCCTCTACGAGGAGACCGCCCGCGCGGGCGTGCAGTTCGGCGGTTCCGGCGTGCACGTGCTGCTCGCCCTGCCCTACATCAAGATGCTCGCCACCGACGAGCAGAAGAAGCGCTACCTGCCCAGGTTCGCCACCGGCGAGGAGATGTGGGCCATCGCGATGACCGAGCCGGGCACCGGCTCCGACCTCGCGGGCATGAAGACCACCGCCAAGCTGAGCGCGGACGGCACGCACTACGTCCTCAACGGCGCCAAGACCTTCATCACCGGCGGCGTCCACGCCGACAAGGTGATCGTCTGCGCCCGCACCGCCGCGCCGACCGCGGAGGACCGCCGCCACGGCATCTCCCTGTTCGCCGTCGACACCAGGTCCGAGGGCTACTCCGTCGGCCGCAAGCTCGACAAGCTCGGTCTGAGGACCTCCGACACCGCCGAGCTGGCGTTCGTCGACGTCAAGGTCCCTGTCGAGGACCTCCTCGGCGAGGAGGACAAGGGCTTCTCCTACCTCGGCCACAATCTGGCCTCCGAGCGCTGGGGCATCGCCTTCGGCGCCTACGCGCAGGCCAAGGCCGCCGTCCGGTTCGCCCAGCAGTACGTGCAGGAGCGCACCGTCTTCGGCAAGCCGGTCGCCCATTTCCAGAACACCAAGTTCGAGCTGGCCGCCTGCCAGGCCGAGGTGGACGCCGCCGAGGCCGTCGCCGACCGCGCCACCGAGGCCCTCGACGCGGGCGAACTCACCCCCGCCGAGGCCGCCTCCGCCAAGCTGTTCTGCACCGAGGTCGCGCACCGCGTCATCGACCGCTGCCTCCAGCTGCACGGCGGCTACGGCTACATGAACGAGTACCCGATAGCCCGTCTGTACGCGGACAACCGCGTCAACCGCATCTACGGCGGCACCAGCGAGATCATGAAGACGATCATCGCCAAGGACATGGGCCTGTAA
- a CDS encoding thiamine pyrophosphate-binding protein gives MTHDHDLVLRPTAAQTEAALNPPDGRTGGDLVVETLAGLGATTVFGLPGRHALGVFDALRRSDLRYVGLRVENNAAFAADAYGRVTGEAAPLLLSTGPGALTALPALQEAAAASAPVLAIGSQVPTAGLGGGRHGYLHELPDQAASFRGVVKSVHTARTASQIPSAVTGAWKSALTVPHGPVWVEIPQDVLAAPTSLPVVTAMDATPDELPPRPELTAVAAHWLTHAERPAIIAGGGVIRSDASGKLRKLAERLRAPVVTTPGGKGAFPWTHPLSLRSWLEDRHTTDFLQDADVLLVVGSGLGELSSNHHTFTPRGRIVQIEADLGKLESNHPALGIHADARLALQALLETVEPREDEAAPERVRTLLSKVAERIASQGLTLEQEVLASVRRALPADSPSFWDMTVLAYWAWSAFDAKGPNRLHSAQGAGGLGYGLPAALGAAVADPTRPVLAVSGDGGALYSVAELATARQYDLDVTWLIVDDGGYGILRAYMTDAYGEATATDLTRPDFAALARSFGVPGVRTTPGTLEQDLSRALNTPGPSVVVLPTVLRMFAPTHLDRTPAGRTPR, from the coding sequence GTGACCCACGACCACGACCTGGTGCTCCGCCCGACCGCCGCACAGACGGAGGCCGCGCTGAACCCGCCCGACGGCCGCACGGGCGGCGACCTGGTCGTGGAGACCCTGGCCGGCCTCGGCGCGACGACCGTCTTCGGCCTGCCCGGCCGGCACGCGCTCGGCGTCTTCGACGCCCTGCGCCGCTCGGACCTCCGGTATGTCGGGCTGCGGGTGGAGAACAACGCCGCCTTCGCGGCGGACGCGTACGGCCGCGTCACCGGCGAGGCGGCCCCGCTGCTGCTGTCGACCGGGCCGGGCGCGCTGACCGCGCTGCCCGCGCTCCAGGAGGCCGCCGCCGCCTCCGCCCCCGTGCTGGCGATCGGCAGCCAGGTGCCGACGGCGGGACTGGGCGGAGGCCGCCACGGCTATCTGCACGAACTGCCCGACCAGGCCGCCTCGTTCCGGGGCGTGGTCAAGTCCGTCCACACCGCGCGCACCGCGTCCCAGATCCCGTCGGCGGTCACCGGGGCCTGGAAGTCGGCGCTGACGGTGCCACACGGCCCCGTGTGGGTGGAGATCCCGCAGGACGTGCTGGCGGCCCCGACGTCCCTCCCGGTCGTGACGGCCATGGACGCCACCCCCGACGAGCTGCCCCCGCGCCCCGAACTGACGGCGGTGGCCGCCCACTGGCTGACGCACGCGGAGCGCCCCGCGATCATCGCGGGCGGGGGAGTGATCCGTTCCGACGCCTCGGGCAAGCTCCGCAAGCTCGCCGAACGCCTCCGGGCGCCGGTCGTCACCACCCCCGGCGGCAAGGGCGCCTTCCCCTGGACGCACCCGCTGTCGTTGCGGTCCTGGCTGGAGGACCGGCACACGACGGACTTCCTCCAGGACGCCGACGTGCTCCTGGTCGTGGGCTCGGGTCTGGGCGAACTCTCCTCGAACCACCACACGTTCACGCCGCGCGGCCGGATCGTCCAGATCGAGGCGGACCTCGGCAAGCTGGAGTCCAACCACCCCGCGCTCGGTATCCACGCGGACGCACGCCTCGCCCTCCAGGCCCTGCTGGAGACGGTGGAGCCGCGCGAGGACGAGGCGGCGCCGGAGCGCGTGCGCACGCTGTTGTCGAAGGTCGCCGAACGCATCGCCTCCCAGGGACTGACCCTGGAGCAGGAGGTGCTGGCGTCGGTCCGCCGCGCCCTGCCCGCAGACTCGCCCTCCTTCTGGGACATGACGGTCCTGGCCTACTGGGCCTGGTCCGCCTTCGACGCCAAGGGACCCAACCGCCTGCACTCCGCCCAGGGCGCCGGTGGCCTCGGCTACGGCCTCCCGGCCGCCCTCGGCGCGGCGGTCGCCGACCCCACCCGCCCGGTCCTCGCGGTCTCCGGGGACGGCGGCGCCCTGTACTCCGTCGCCGAACTGGCCACCGCCCGCCAGTACGACCTCGACGTCACCTGGCTGATCGTCGACGACGGCGGCTACGGCATCCTGCGCGCGTACATGACCGACGCCTACGGCGAGGCCACGGCGACCGACCTGACCCGCCCGGACTTCGCGGCCCTGGCACGGTCCTTCGGCGTCCCGGGCGTGCGGACCACCCCCGGCACCCTGGAACAGGACCTGTCCCGGGCCCTGAACACGCCGGGCCCGTCGGTGGTCGTCCTCCCCACGGTCCTGCGGATGTTCGCACCGACCCACCTGGACCGGACGCCTGCCGGCCGAACTCCCCGCTAG
- a CDS encoding VOC family protein gives MFNAITQSQIYVLDQDQALDFYAGTLGLEVAADIDMGFMRWLTVSVPGHPERQILLEKPGAPAMSEETAEQVRELVTKGAMGGWLVLTTDDCRKTYERLRERGVEFTEEPTERPYGIDCGLRDPFGNRIRFTQPKV, from the coding sequence ATGTTCAACGCCATCACGCAGTCACAGATATACGTCCTCGACCAGGACCAGGCCCTCGACTTCTACGCCGGCACGCTCGGTCTGGAGGTCGCCGCGGACATCGACATGGGCTTCATGCGCTGGCTGACCGTCAGCGTCCCCGGCCACCCCGAGCGGCAGATCCTCCTGGAGAAGCCGGGCGCTCCGGCGATGTCGGAGGAGACGGCGGAGCAGGTACGCGAGCTGGTGACCAAGGGCGCCATGGGCGGTTGGCTCGTCCTCACCACGGACGACTGCCGCAAGACCTACGAGAGGCTGCGGGAGAGAGGCGTGGAGTTCACCGAGGAACCCACCGAGCGCCCGTACGGAATCGACTGCGGCCTGCGCGACCCCTTCGGCAACCGCATCCGCTTCACCCAGCCGAAGGTCTGA
- a CDS encoding acyl-CoA thioesterase — translation MSQALQELLDLLDLEQIEENIFRGQSRFAVVPRVFGGQVAAQALVAAGRTVPADRPAHSLHAYFLRPGDAGAPIVYTVDRIRDGRSFTTRRVVAVQHGKPIFHLSASFQIHEEGLEHQEPMPSAPDPATLPTSEARLRDYGHLAPDVVERFLEARRAVDLRYGAEPPYGRFGEPRAPHSQVWFRTNGKLGGEVDEPLLHVVLATYVSDMTLLDSVLLAHGRGGWAVGDVVGASLDHAMWFHRPFRADEWLLYDQQSPSAHGGRGLGQARIYTQDGRLAVSVIQEGLVRVPRESPSPAC, via the coding sequence ATGAGCCAGGCACTGCAGGAACTCCTCGATCTCCTCGATCTCGAACAGATCGAGGAGAACATCTTCCGCGGCCAGTCCCGCTTCGCCGTCGTCCCCCGCGTCTTCGGCGGGCAGGTCGCCGCGCAGGCGCTGGTCGCCGCCGGGCGGACCGTCCCCGCGGACCGGCCCGCCCACTCGCTGCACGCGTACTTCCTGCGCCCCGGCGACGCCGGCGCGCCGATCGTCTACACCGTCGACCGGATCCGCGACGGCCGCTCCTTCACCACCCGCCGCGTCGTCGCGGTCCAGCACGGCAAGCCGATCTTCCACCTCTCGGCGTCCTTCCAGATCCACGAGGAGGGCCTGGAACACCAGGAGCCGATGCCGTCCGCGCCCGACCCGGCCACCCTGCCCACCTCCGAGGCACGGCTGCGCGACTACGGGCATCTCGCCCCCGACGTCGTCGAGCGCTTCCTGGAGGCCCGCAGGGCCGTGGACCTGCGCTACGGCGCCGAGCCTCCCTACGGCCGCTTCGGCGAGCCCCGCGCACCCCACTCCCAGGTGTGGTTCCGCACCAACGGCAAGCTGGGCGGTGAGGTCGACGAGCCCCTGCTGCACGTCGTCCTCGCCACGTACGTCTCCGACATGACGCTGCTGGACTCGGTCCTCCTCGCCCACGGCCGCGGCGGCTGGGCGGTGGGGGACGTGGTCGGGGCCTCCCTCGACCACGCCATGTGGTTCCACCGCCCGTTCCGTGCCGACGAGTGGCTGCTGTACGACCAGCAGTCCCCGTCCGCGCACGGCGGCCGGGGCCTCGGCCAGGCCCGCATCTACACCCAGGACGGCCGCCTCGCGGTCTCGGTCATCCAGGAGGGCCTGGTCCGCGTCCCCCGCGAGAGTCCCTCACCGGCCTGCTAG
- a CDS encoding SACE_7040 family transcriptional regulator has product MAIRTDAPTRREQILKEAARLFAERGFHGVGVDEIGAAVGISGPGLYRHFAGKDAMLSELLVGISGQLLTGAKQRLKEVGGAAPEGVLDSLIEGHIDFALDDRPLITLHDRELDRLRDADRKLVRQLQRQYVELWVEVVRALYPDLTEAAARSAVHSVFGLLNSTPHLARPGSLPGRAATAALLHRMARGAFAAVGTA; this is encoded by the coding sequence ATGGCCATCAGAACCGACGCCCCGACCCGTCGCGAGCAGATCCTCAAGGAGGCCGCGCGGCTGTTCGCCGAGCGCGGCTTCCACGGAGTCGGGGTCGATGAGATAGGCGCCGCGGTCGGCATCAGCGGACCCGGCCTGTACCGGCACTTCGCGGGCAAGGACGCGATGCTCTCGGAGCTCCTCGTGGGGATCAGCGGTCAGCTGCTCACCGGCGCGAAGCAGCGGCTGAAGGAGGTCGGCGGAGCGGCTCCCGAGGGGGTCCTGGACTCGCTGATCGAGGGCCACATCGACTTCGCGCTCGACGACCGGCCCCTCATCACCCTGCACGACCGTGAGCTGGACCGCCTCCGGGACGCCGACCGCAAGCTGGTGCGGCAGTTGCAGCGGCAGTACGTCGAGCTGTGGGTCGAGGTGGTGCGCGCGCTCTACCCGGACCTGACCGAGGCCGCCGCCCGCTCGGCCGTGCACTCCGTGTTCGGGCTGCTCAACTCCACCCCGCACCTCGCCCGGCCCGGCTCCCTGCCCGGCCGTGCCGCGACGGCGGCCCTCCTGCACCGGATGGCCCGCGGCGCCTTCGCCGCGGTGGGCACGGCCTGA
- a CDS encoding endonuclease I family protein, with translation MLAIRMRTRRHKASACATAAALTALAVPALTATPATATTPATATNTAYDSTYYKNAVGKTGTALKSSLHTIISSQTKLSYSGVWNALKATDQDPRNSNNVVLLYSGLSRGKSLNGGDTGDWNREHVWAQSHGGFGTSTGPGTDIHHLRPTDVQVNSIRGNKDFDNGGSAVSGGGGSLTDSDSFEPRDAVKGDVARMIFYMAVRYEGGDGWADLEVNSSVNNGSNPYMGKLSALKAWNEQDPPDAFEERRNQVIYDSYQHNRNPFIDHPEWVEAIW, from the coding sequence ATGCTCGCGATACGCATGCGCACCCGGCGCCACAAGGCGTCGGCGTGCGCCACGGCCGCCGCGCTCACCGCCCTGGCCGTCCCCGCCCTCACCGCGACCCCCGCCACGGCCACGACCCCCGCCACCGCCACGAACACGGCCTACGACTCGACGTACTACAAGAACGCGGTCGGCAAGACGGGGACCGCCCTGAAGTCCTCGCTGCACACGATCATCAGCAGCCAGACGAAGCTGTCCTACTCGGGCGTCTGGAACGCGCTGAAGGCCACCGACCAGGACCCCCGCAACAGCAACAACGTGGTCCTGCTGTACTCGGGCCTCTCCCGCGGCAAGTCCCTCAACGGCGGCGACACCGGCGACTGGAACCGCGAGCACGTGTGGGCCCAGTCCCACGGCGGCTTCGGCACCTCCACCGGCCCCGGCACCGACATCCACCACCTGCGCCCGACGGACGTCCAGGTCAACAGCATCCGCGGCAACAAGGACTTCGACAACGGCGGCAGCGCCGTCTCGGGCGGCGGCGGCAGCCTCACCGACTCCGACTCCTTCGAGCCCCGCGACGCCGTCAAGGGCGACGTGGCCCGCATGATCTTCTACATGGCGGTCCGCTACGAGGGCGGCGACGGCTGGGCCGACCTGGAGGTCAACAGCAGCGTCAACAACGGCAGCAACCCCTACATGGGCAAACTCTCCGCGCTGAAGGCGTGGAACGAGCAGGACCCGCCGGACGCCTTCGAGGAGCGCCGCAACCAGGTCATCTACGACTCCTACCAGCACAACCGCAACCCGTTCATCGACCACCCGGAGTGGGTCGAGGCGATCTGGTAG
- a CDS encoding RloB family protein, whose product MGRAQKGRDSWERPARRGGQRRRQVFVFTEGKVTEPSYLDILKDQGVPLADEVPVEIHIANRRADSGRKPLDLVEQAIRLKREEDRKAKRAKLEAEYLPQVWCLFDHDNYKYVRDALDQKALHIDTY is encoded by the coding sequence ATGGGGCGGGCGCAGAAGGGCAGGGACTCGTGGGAGCGTCCGGCTCGACGGGGCGGGCAGCGCAGGCGTCAGGTCTTCGTTTTCACCGAGGGCAAGGTGACCGAGCCCTCGTATCTCGACATCCTCAAGGACCAGGGCGTCCCACTCGCCGACGAGGTGCCGGTGGAGATACACATCGCCAACCGCAGGGCGGACAGCGGGCGCAAGCCGCTCGACCTCGTCGAGCAGGCGATCAGGCTGAAGCGCGAAGAGGACCGCAAGGCGAAGCGGGCCAAGCTGGAGGCTGAGTACCTGCCTCAGGTCTGGTGCCTCTTCGACCACGACAACTACAAGTACGTCCGCGACGCGCTGGATCAGAAGGCGCTGCACATCGACACGTACTGA
- a CDS encoding DUF397 domain-containing protein, giving the protein MADRAIPNAGALKGWRKSSHSNDQGGSCLEVLDNYPTGVPVRDSKAPEGPALVFPSAGWASFVAGVKNGHLFI; this is encoded by the coding sequence ATGGCTGACCGAGCGATACCGAACGCAGGGGCGCTGAAGGGCTGGCGGAAGTCCTCTCACAGCAACGACCAGGGCGGCAGCTGCCTGGAGGTCCTGGACAACTACCCCACGGGCGTCCCCGTCCGCGACTCCAAGGCCCCCGAGGGGCCCGCACTGGTCTTCCCCTCGGCCGGGTGGGCGTCGTTCGTTGCAGGGGTCAAGAACGGACACCTTTTCATCTGA
- the speB gene encoding agmatinase, with product MSSNETPRGPVDSSRVPRYAGPATFARLPRLDEVGRADIAVVGVPFDSGVSYRPGARFGGNAIREASRLLRPYNPAQDASPFALAQVADGGDIAVNPFDINEAVETVEAAADDLLGTGARLMTLGGDHTIALPLLRSVAKRHGPVALLHFDAHLDTWDTYFGAEYTHGTPFRRAVEEGVLDTEALSHVGIRGPLYGRQDLTDDEKMGFGIVTSADVYRRGADEVADQLRQRIGDRPLYISVDIDCLDPAHAPGTGTPEAGGLTSRELLEILRGLASCNLVSADLVEVAPAYDHAEITSVAASHTAYELTTIMSRRIAGAREENEST from the coding sequence ATGAGCAGCAACGAGACGCCCCGCGGGCCCGTCGACTCGTCCCGCGTCCCCCGGTACGCGGGCCCCGCGACCTTCGCCCGGCTGCCCCGGCTCGACGAGGTCGGCCGCGCCGACATCGCCGTGGTGGGCGTGCCGTTCGACTCGGGCGTCTCCTACCGGCCGGGCGCCCGGTTCGGCGGCAACGCCATCCGGGAGGCGTCCCGGCTGCTGCGCCCCTACAACCCCGCGCAGGACGCCTCCCCCTTCGCCCTCGCCCAGGTCGCGGACGGCGGCGACATCGCCGTCAACCCGTTCGACATCAACGAGGCCGTCGAGACCGTCGAGGCCGCCGCCGACGACCTGCTCGGCACCGGCGCCCGCCTGATGACCCTCGGCGGCGACCACACCATCGCGCTGCCGCTGCTGCGCTCGGTCGCGAAGAGGCACGGCCCGGTCGCCCTGCTCCACTTCGACGCCCACCTGGACACCTGGGACACCTACTTCGGCGCCGAGTACACGCACGGCACCCCGTTCCGCCGGGCCGTGGAGGAGGGCGTCCTCGACACCGAGGCCCTCTCCCACGTCGGCATCCGCGGCCCGCTCTACGGCCGGCAGGACCTCACCGACGACGAGAAGATGGGCTTCGGCATCGTCACCTCCGCCGACGTCTACCGCCGGGGCGCCGACGAGGTCGCCGACCAGCTGCGGCAGCGCATCGGCGACCGCCCGCTGTACATCTCCGTCGACATCGACTGCCTGGACCCGGCCCACGCCCCCGGCACCGGAACCCCCGAGGCGGGCGGCCTGACCTCCCGTGAGCTGCTCGAGATCCTGCGCGGACTCGCCTCCTGCAACCTGGTCTCGGCCGACCTCGTCGAGGTGGCCCCCGCGTACGATCACGCGGAGATCACCTCGGTCGCCGCCTCCCACACGGCGTACGAGCTGACCACGATCATGTCCCGTCGGATCGCCGGGGCCCGCGAGGAGAACGAGAGCACGTGA
- a CDS encoding carboxyl transferase domain-containing protein — protein MDEAPELHSAADPASEFFRANEEAHRALVEELRAKLAAAALGGGERARARHTARGKLLPRERVDTLLDPGSPFLELAPLAADGMYEGQAPAAGVIAGIGRVAGRACVVVANDATVKGGTYYPMTVKKHLRAQEVALDNRLPCVYLVDSGGAFLPMQDEVFPDRDHFGRIFYHQARMSGAGIPQIAAVLGSCTAGGAYVPAMSDEAVIVRGQGTIFLGGPPLVKAATGEVVTAEELGGGEVHARVSGVTDHLAEDDAHALRIVRNIVATLPARGPLPWRVEQSVEPEVDPGSLYGAVPVDPRTPYDVREVVARVVDGSRFAEFKAEFGQTLVTGFARIHGHPVGIVANNGILFSESAQKGAHFIELCDQRGIPLVFLQNISGFMVGKDYEAGGIAKHGAKMVTAVACTRVPKLTVVVGGSYGAGNYSMCGRAYSPRFLWMWPGAKISVMGGEQAASVLATVKRDQLRARGEEWPAEDEDAFKAPVRAQYERQGNAYYATARLWDDGVIDPLETRQVLGLALTACANAPLGEPQFGVFRM, from the coding sequence ATGGACGAGGCACCGGAGCTCCACAGCGCGGCCGATCCCGCGTCGGAGTTCTTTCGGGCCAACGAGGAGGCGCACCGCGCGCTCGTCGAGGAGCTGCGCGCCAAGCTGGCGGCGGCCGCGCTCGGCGGCGGTGAGCGGGCGCGGGCCCGGCACACCGCGCGGGGGAAGCTGCTGCCGCGCGAGCGGGTGGACACCCTCCTCGACCCCGGTTCGCCGTTCCTGGAGCTGGCCCCGCTGGCGGCCGACGGAATGTACGAGGGGCAGGCCCCGGCGGCCGGGGTGATCGCCGGGATCGGGCGGGTGGCGGGGCGCGCGTGCGTGGTCGTCGCCAACGACGCGACCGTCAAGGGCGGCACGTACTACCCGATGACGGTGAAGAAGCACCTGCGCGCGCAGGAGGTGGCCCTGGACAACCGGCTGCCCTGCGTCTACCTGGTGGACTCCGGCGGCGCCTTCCTGCCGATGCAGGACGAGGTCTTCCCGGACCGGGACCACTTCGGGCGGATCTTCTACCACCAGGCCCGGATGTCCGGTGCCGGCATCCCGCAGATCGCGGCGGTGCTGGGCTCGTGCACGGCGGGCGGGGCGTACGTCCCGGCGATGAGCGACGAGGCGGTGATCGTCCGCGGCCAGGGCACGATCTTCCTCGGCGGTCCGCCCCTGGTGAAGGCGGCCACCGGCGAGGTGGTCACGGCGGAGGAGCTGGGCGGCGGCGAGGTCCACGCGCGGGTGTCGGGCGTCACCGACCATCTCGCCGAGGACGACGCGCACGCGCTCAGGATCGTGCGGAACATCGTCGCGACGCTGCCCGCGCGCGGTCCGCTGCCCTGGCGGGTCGAGCAGTCCGTCGAGCCCGAGGTCGACCCCGGGTCGCTGTACGGCGCGGTCCCGGTCGACCCCCGTACGCCGTACGACGTGCGGGAGGTCGTCGCGCGTGTGGTGGACGGTTCGCGGTTCGCGGAGTTCAAGGCGGAGTTCGGACAGACCCTGGTGACCGGCTTCGCCCGGATCCACGGCCATCCGGTGGGGATCGTCGCCAACAACGGCATCCTGTTCTCCGAGTCGGCCCAGAAGGGCGCCCACTTCATCGAGCTGTGCGACCAGCGCGGGATCCCTCTGGTCTTCCTGCAGAACATCTCCGGCTTCATGGTCGGCAAGGACTACGAGGCCGGCGGCATCGCCAAGCACGGCGCCAAGATGGTGACGGCGGTGGCGTGCACGCGGGTGCCGAAGCTGACGGTGGTGGTCGGCGGTTCCTACGGCGCGGGCAACTACTCGATGTGCGGCAGGGCGTACTCGCCCCGCTTCCTGTGGATGTGGCCGGGCGCCAAGATCTCGGTCATGGGCGGCGAGCAGGCCGCCTCGGTGCTGGCGACGGTCAAGCGGGACCAGCTCCGGGCGCGTGGCGAGGAGTGGCCGGCCGAGGACGAGGACGCGTTCAAGGCACCGGTCCGCGCCCAGTACGAGCGGCAGGGGAACGCCTACTACGCGACGGCCCGCCTGTGGGACGACGGAGTGATCGACCCGCTGGAGACCCGGCAGGTCCTGGGCCTGGCCCTGACCGCGTGCGCCAACGCGCCACTGGGCGAACCCCAGTTCGGCGTCTTCCGGATGTGA